From one Lotus japonicus ecotype B-129 chromosome 3, LjGifu_v1.2 genomic stretch:
- the LOC130747665 gene encoding disease resistance protein RLM3-like — translation MSNNTSQISYDVFVSFRGVDIRHGFLSHLTKAFPQKQINAFVDDKLKRGDDISPALLEAIEGSFISLIIFSENYASSHWCLDELVKILECKEKFGQIVIPDFYKLDPSDVRHQRKSYKNSLVEHKRKYNLYKVELWRQALNKSANLSGIKSLDFQ, via the coding sequence ATGTCGAACAACACTTCTCAAATAAGTTATGATGTTTTTGTGAGCTTTAGAGGTGTGGACATCCGTCACGGTTTTCTTAGTCATTTGACTAAGGCTTTTCCCCAAAAGCAAATAAACGCTTTTGTAGATGATAAACTTAAGAGGGGAGATGATATATCGCCTGCACTTCTTGAAGCAATTGAAGGATCATTCATTTCATTGATCATATTCTCAGAAAACTATGCTTCTTCACATTGGTGTTTGGATGAACTTGTGAAAATACTTGAGTGCAAAGAGAAATTTGGACAGATTGTAATACCTGATTTCTACAAGTTAGACCCTTCAGATGTACGACATCAAAGGAAGAGTTATAAAAATTCACTCGTTGAACATAAAAGGAAGTATAATTTGTACAAGGTGGAGCTATGGAGGCAAGCTTTAAACAAATCTGCTAATTTATCAGGAATTAAGTCATTGGATTTTCAGTAA
- the LOC130745064 gene encoding disease resistance-like protein DSC1 yields the protein MPKYPVNTKRLVGMEKPIAHLESLLCQKSKEARVIGIWGMGGIGKTTIAEEIFNKKHFEYQGSCFLEKVNDELQKHGIRYLKEKLFSTLLAEDVKIDTPNRLSSYIKRRIGRLKVLIVLDDVNGTDEVENIFGTLDWLRACSRIIITSRDKQVLISNKAYDIYQVGALSSSEALELFNFNAFDQTHLDMRSYNDLSRRVVNYAKGVPLVLKVLGHLLCRKNKEVCESQLDKLMKMSIKKVHDVMKLSYDDLDLKETDILLDIACFFNCMQMKVSSLVELLKDHENDNSVVVGLERLKDKALMTISEDNVVSMHDIIQEMGREIVRQEYENSGRPSRLWHQDDIHEVLENNKVKGTEAIRSITIDYSLIIHLKLSPYVFAKIIKLQFLKIQGRGRVKCYDLFLQGFKVWPLKYLLWRDCPLKSLPECFSAKSIVRLELPGGQMQKLWDGVKNLVNLKEVLLARGYFLEELPDFSKAINLEVLDVCDCVRLKSVHPSIYSLNKLQIFKLKGCESLTEFTSDTRLSSLWYLDLTSCTSLRKLSVTSENITDLRLGGIPANVLPSSFACQSKLEILDLRKTKYETLPSSIKNLTRLQCLLISGCFELLSIPVLPLSLETLSTDGCKSLKTIFFPLTDAEQFNEKRKKVSFWNCWNLDERSLRDIELNAQINLMKLAYQHSSTPQHKDDHVFRASYLYPGWCRVPELCRGPKWLEYKTTNDEMIINLSSTQLSPLLGFIFCFILAGEDSREYGGPVKFDITIFDGESEDKKGYVMDSYIATGHLCFIYDKKCSHFITSATKNKTRFKIKVATRAVKSKMGRVMNLKIIEFGVSPICIEHRSFAREARMLSLSDDIKSSPYQNVNVVEAASPCQIAQSLPPRPRVARLIPSKTAMNLASASAAASLNFNAFQ from the exons ATGCCTAAGTATCCGGTTAACACAAAAAGACTTGTTGGAATGGAAAAACCAATTGCACATTTGGAATCATTGTTATGCCAAAAGTCAAAAGAAGCGCGTGTTATTGGAATTTGGGGTATGGGTGGTATTGGCAAGACAACTATTGCAGAAGAGATATTTAACAAAAAACATTTTGAGTATCAAGGATCTTGTTTTTTGGAGAAGGTAAACGATGAATTACAAAAACATGGAATAAGGTATTTGAAGGAAAAACTTTTTTCTACACTATTAGCAGAAGATGTGAAAATTGACACCCCAAATAGATTGTCCAGTTATATTAAGAGAAGGATTGGTCGTCTGAAGGTTCTTATTGTTCTTGATGATGTGAACGGTACAGATGAGGTAGAAAATATATTTGGAACTCTTGATTGGCTTCGGGCATGTAGTAGAATAATAATAACAAGTAGAGATAAGCAAGTACTTATTTCTAACAAAGCTTATGACATATACCAGGTCGGGGCATTGAGTTCTAGTGAAGCACTTGAGCTTTTCAATTTTAATGCATTTGACCAAACTCATCTTGACATGCGGTCGTATAATGATTTGTCGCGAAGGGTGGTCAATTATGCTAAAGGCGTTCCATTGGTTCTTAAAGTTTTGGGTCATCTTCTTTGCAGAAAAAATAAGGAAGTATGTGAAAGTCAGCTAGACAAACTTATGAAAATGTCAATTAAAAAAGTTCATGATGTAATGAAACTAAGCTATGATGATCTTGATCTCAAAGAGACAGATATTCTTTTAGATATTGCATGTTTCTTCAACTGTATGCAAATGAAAGTGAGCTCATTAGTGGAGTTATTGAAAGATCATGAAAATGATAATTCAGTGGTTGTTGGGTTAGAAAGACTAAAAGACAAAGCTCTTATGACTATTTCTGAAGATAATGTTGTTTCTATGCATGACATTATTCAAGAAATGGGTCGGGAGATTGTTCGCCAAGAATATGAGAACTCTGGACGCCCCAGTCGACTATGGCATCAAGACGATATTCATGAAGTATTGGAAAATAACAAGGTCAAG GGGACTGAGGCTATTAGAAGCATAACTATAGACTATTCATTAATTATTCATCTGAAGTTGAGCCCTTACGTATTTGCTAAGATAATCAAACTAcaatttttgaaaattcaaGGGAGAGGTCGTGTGAAGTGCTATGATCTTTTTCTTCAAGGGTTTAAAGTTTGGCCTCTAAAATATTTGTTGTGGAGGGATTGCCCTCTAAAATCACTGCCAGAGTGTTTTTCTGCTAAAAGTATTGTTAGATTGGAGTTGCCAGGAGGTCAGATGCAAAAACTTTGGGATGGAGTGAAG aatttgGTTAATTTAAAAGAAGTTCTACTCGCTAGAGGCTATTTCCTGGAGGAGCTTCCAGACTTTTCAAAAGCCATAAATCTCGAGGTTCTGGATGTCTGTGATTGTGTGAGATTGAAGAGTGTCCATCCATCTATTTACTCTCTCAACAAGCTTCAGATATTCAAACTAAAAGGGTGCGAGTCCCTTACCGAATTTACAAGTGATACTCGTTTAAGCTCCTTGTGGTATCTCGACCTTACAAGTTGCACAAGTCTAAGGAAGTTGTCAGTGACCTCAGAGAATATCACAGACCTACGTTTGGGGGGAATTCCTGCCAATGTATTGCCGTCATCATTTGCTTGTCAAAGCAAGCTAGAAATCTTGGATTTACGCAAAACTAAATATGAGACTTTACCTTCAAGCATCAAGAATCTTACAAGATTGCAATGTCTACTCATATCTGGCTGTTTTGAACTTCTGTCAATACCGGTGCTTCCCCTGTCCCTTGAAACTCTATCAACTGATGGATGCAAATCACTAAAGACAATATTCTTCCCTTTAACAGATGCTGAACAATTCAacgaaaaaaggaaaaaagtttCATTCTGGAATTGCTGGAACTTGGATGAACGTTCACTTAGGGATATTGAGTTGAATGCACAAATCAACTTGATGAAACTTGCATATCAACATTCATCCACACCACAACATAAAGATGACCATGTCTTTCGAGCATCGTACTTGTATCCTGGGTGGTGTCGGGTTCCAGAGTTGTGCAGGGGTCCAAAGTGGTTGGAGTACAAGACAACAAATGATGAAATGATTATTAATCTCTCTTCTACCCAACTCTCCCCTTTGTTGGGTTTCATTTTTTGCTTCATCCTCGCTGGGGAGGACTCAAGAGAATATGGTGGACCAGTTAAGTTTGATATCACTATATTTGATGGTGAGAGTGAGGATAAAAAGGGTTATGTGATGGATTCATATATTGCAACGGGTCATCTATGCTTCATCTACGACAAAAAATGCTCTCACTTCATAACTAGCGCAACAAAAAATAAGACAAGGTTTAAAATTAAGGTTGCAACACGGGCAGTTAAATCCAAAATGGGTCGAGTGATGAACTTGAAGATCATAGAGTTTGGAGTCAGCCCC ATTTGCATTGAGCACCGCTCCTTTGCAAGGGAAGCCAGGATGTTATCTCTGTCCGATGATATCAAAAGTTCGCCCTACCAG AATGTGAATGTGGTGGAGGCTGCTAGTCCATGTCAAATTGCACAATCACTTCCACCAAGGCCAAGGGTGGCTAGGTTGATTCCATCTAAAACAGCTATGAATTTAGCATCAGCATCTGCTGCAGCTTCTCTCAATTTCAATGCTTTTCAATAA